The following are encoded in a window of Sulfurimonas sp. C5 genomic DNA:
- a CDS encoding DUF2391 family protein has product MNLSINSEDISQIAIGAFALAVPISFSEEAWRMGETLPLFNLLIVFTLSITFLGIYAYYSVFQGMISKRYTIFVSRIVIAYFIAALVVALVLLALNKFPFIDEPLIAIKRLILITMPASMGAIVVDGFDKE; this is encoded by the coding sequence ATGAATCTTAGTATTAATTCTGAAGATATTAGTCAAATTGCTATTGGAGCATTTGCTCTTGCAGTTCCTATCTCTTTTTCTGAAGAGGCTTGGAGAATGGGAGAGACACTACCACTTTTCAACCTGTTAATTGTTTTTACTTTATCAATAACATTTTTGGGTATTTATGCTTACTATAGTGTTTTTCAGGGGATGATATCAAAGCGCTACACTATTTTTGTGAGTCGAATTGTCATTGCTTATTTTATAGCAGCTTTAGTGGTTGCTTTAGTGTTATTGGCTTTGAATAAGTTTCCATTTATTGATGAGCCTCTAATAGCTATCAAACGATTGATTCTAATCACTATGCCTGCATCAATGGGGGCTATTGTAGTTGATGGATTTGATAAGGAATAA
- the ilvN gene encoding acetolactate synthase small subunit: MTTDNARRVISVIVVNEASVLSRITDLFSGRGYNITSLTVAPIPDTKYSRLTIATLGSVKVMEQITKQLHKLIPVLRVYEHEDMVEKEMALVKFDITENLSDINTICEAYNGKIVNAGESSVIVMVADEPKRIDNFLNSMKRYNPKEIVRSGAVALER, encoded by the coding sequence ATGACGACTGATAATGCAAGGAGAGTAATCTCAGTTATCGTAGTTAACGAAGCAAGTGTTTTATCTCGTATTACGGACCTTTTCTCTGGTCGTGGATATAACATAACATCATTGACTGTTGCACCGATTCCAGACACGAAATATTCTCGTTTAACGATTGCAACTTTGGGTTCTGTAAAGGTTATGGAGCAAATAACAAAGCAACTTCATAAACTTATTCCTGTATTACGTGTATATGAACATGAAGATATGGTTGAAAAAGAGATGGCTTTAGTAAAATTTGATATCACTGAAAATTTAAGTGATATCAATACAATTTGTGAAGCGTATAACGGCAAGATTGTAAATGCAGGTGAGAGCTCTGTAATAGTTATGGTAGCAGACGAGCCAAAAAGAATTGACAACTTCTTAAACTCTATGAAAAGATATAATCCAAAAGAGATCGTAAGAAGCGGTGCGGTAGCACTAGAGAGATAG
- the lpxD gene encoding UDP-3-O-(3-hydroxymyristoyl)glucosamine N-acyltransferase: MKLSEIAQIIGAEFSGADKEISSMNTLKDATAEQLSFISNAKYVKDMADSHAAAIIVNEKTKEFVPSSSVALVVEDTYWQMAVLSKYFSAAIEDKNVPKAVIGEGTEVSAKAEIANGAKIGKNCTIMAGVYVGSGSEIGDNTILYPNVVVYRDCKIGSECIIHAGTVIGSDGFGFASNRLGQHKKIYHNGNVLIEDDVEIGANVTIDRAVFGSTTIKKGARLDNLIQVAHNCEIGEGSVFAAQTGMAGSSIVGRNNVFGAQSGIAGHLHTGDFNTFAARSGVTKTITESGKTFAGFPLMDHKLWLKLQGILSRLLKSK; the protein is encoded by the coding sequence ATGAAATTAAGTGAAATTGCACAAATAATTGGTGCTGAATTTTCTGGAGCTGATAAAGAGATCAGCTCTATGAATACACTTAAAGATGCTACAGCAGAGCAACTTTCTTTTATTTCAAATGCTAAGTATGTAAAAGATATGGCAGATTCACATGCTGCTGCTATTATCGTCAATGAAAAAACAAAAGAGTTTGTTCCTTCATCAAGTGTAGCATTGGTTGTTGAAGATACTTACTGGCAAATGGCAGTATTGTCAAAATATTTCTCGGCAGCTATTGAAGATAAAAATGTACCTAAAGCCGTTATAGGTGAGGGTACAGAAGTATCTGCTAAAGCTGAGATTGCAAACGGTGCAAAGATTGGTAAGAACTGTACAATTATGGCTGGAGTATATGTAGGCTCAGGCTCTGAGATTGGTGATAATACTATCCTTTATCCAAATGTAGTGGTATACAGAGACTGTAAAATTGGATCTGAGTGTATTATTCATGCAGGAACAGTAATCGGAAGTGACGGTTTTGGTTTCGCATCAAATAGATTGGGTCAGCATAAAAAGATCTATCATAACGGTAATGTATTGATTGAAGATGATGTTGAGATTGGTGCAAACGTTACGATTGATAGAGCTGTTTTTGGTTCAACTACAATTAAAAAAGGTGCAAGACTTGATAACTTAATTCAAGTTGCACACAACTGTGAAATAGGTGAGGGAAGTGTATTTGCTGCACAAACAGGTATGGCAGGCTCATCTATTGTAGGTAGAAACAATGTATTTGGTGCACAGAGCGGTATAGCAGGGCATCTTCATACAGGTGATTTTAATACTTTTGCAGCACGTAGTGGTGTTACAAAAACAATTACAGAGAGTGGTAAAACTTTTGCCGGTTTCCCACTTATGGATCACAAACTTTGGCTTAAACTTCAAGGGATACTTTCTCGTCTTCTAAAAAGTAAATAG
- a CDS encoding acetolactate synthase large subunit, translating to MQISGAQMVIEALIAEGVETVFGYPGGAIMNVYDEIYKQDKFHHILTRHEQAAVHAAEGYSKASGKVGVAMITSGPGFTNAVTGLADAYMDSIPLVVISGQVPMSLIGTDAFQEIDAVGISRSCTKHNYLVTDAKDLPRILKEAFYIASSGRPGPVHVDIPKDVTAQIEEFNYDIELELETYKPTTKGNPRQIKKAMEAIAAAKRPLFYLGGGIINSNAAYDVRDLIHKTQIPAVETFMARGTLSHDDKYLIGMLGMHGSYASNMAMSETDLVIALGARFDDRVTGKLSEFAKNAAIIHVDIDPASISKLVNADYPIVGDVKSVVNEMLTLADCVDGSRYESWRETIENFDALHPLTFHEDSERIKPQWVVKRVGELLGDDANISTDVGQHQMWAAQFYPFTRPRQFVSSGGLGTMGFGFPAAMGVKAAAPEKVSINFTGDGSILMNVQELMTAVEKKLPVINIILNNNFLGMVRQWQTLFYDKRHSETDLSMQPDFVKLAEAFGGIGYRVSTKEDFDAALKDAVEKNVVAFIDVVVERFENVLPMVPAGGSLFNMMLLEKKEDK from the coding sequence ATGCAAATTAGTGGCGCACAGATGGTTATCGAAGCACTAATCGCCGAAGGTGTAGAGACGGTTTTTGGCTACCCTGGTGGAGCGATAATGAATGTCTATGATGAGATATATAAACAAGATAAGTTTCACCATATCTTAACTCGTCATGAACAAGCAGCGGTACACGCTGCAGAAGGATATTCAAAAGCTAGCGGAAAAGTCGGCGTCGCAATGATTACAAGTGGTCCTGGTTTTACAAATGCAGTAACAGGTTTAGCTGATGCATATATGGATTCAATTCCTTTAGTTGTTATCTCTGGGCAAGTACCTATGAGTTTAATAGGAACAGATGCATTTCAAGAGATTGATGCTGTCGGAATTAGTCGTTCTTGTACAAAACACAATTATTTGGTTACTGATGCGAAAGACCTTCCACGTATTCTTAAAGAAGCATTTTATATTGCATCTTCAGGTCGTCCAGGTCCCGTTCATGTTGATATCCCTAAAGATGTTACGGCTCAAATTGAAGAGTTTAATTATGATATTGAATTAGAACTTGAAACATATAAGCCGACAACGAAAGGAAATCCTCGTCAGATTAAAAAAGCGATGGAGGCAATTGCAGCAGCAAAGCGTCCACTTTTCTATCTTGGTGGTGGTATTATCAACTCAAATGCAGCGTATGATGTAAGAGATTTAATTCACAAAACACAAATCCCTGCAGTTGAGACTTTTATGGCTCGTGGAACATTATCACATGATGACAAGTACTTAATCGGTATGCTTGGTATGCACGGTTCTTATGCTTCAAATATGGCAATGAGTGAAACAGACCTTGTTATCGCACTGGGAGCTAGATTTGATGACCGTGTAACTGGAAAACTTTCTGAATTTGCAAAAAATGCGGCAATTATCCATGTAGATATTGACCCCGCAAGTATCTCTAAACTTGTAAATGCAGATTATCCGATCGTTGGTGATGTAAAATCTGTTGTAAATGAGATGCTGACTCTTGCTGATTGTGTAGACGGTTCAAGATATGAATCTTGGAGAGAGACAATTGAGAACTTTGATGCCCTGCATCCACTTACATTTCATGAAGACAGTGAAAGAATTAAACCGCAATGGGTTGTAAAAAGAGTTGGTGAACTTCTTGGTGACGATGCAAATATCTCTACGGATGTTGGACAGCACCAAATGTGGGCAGCACAGTTTTATCCATTTACAAGACCTCGTCAGTTCGTAAGTTCAGGGGGTCTTGGTACTATGGGATTCGGTTTCCCTGCAGCTATGGGTGTTAAAGCGGCAGCACCTGAGAAAGTAAGTATTAACTTTACAGGTGATGGTTCAATTTTGATGAATGTTCAAGAGTTAATGACGGCAGTTGAGAAAAAATTACCGGTTATCAATATTATCTTAAATAACAACTTCTTAGGGATGGTTCGTCAGTGGCAAACTCTTTTTTACGACAAACGCCACTCTGAAACAGACCTTTCTATGCAGCCTGACTTTGTAAAGCTTGCAGAAGCATTTGGCGGTATTGGATATAGAGTAAGTACAAAAGAAGATTTTGATGCAGCACTTAAAGATGCTGTTGAGAAAAATGTTGTTGCATTTATTGATGTAGTTGTTGAAAGATTTGAGAACGTACTTCCAATGGTTCCGGCAGGTGGAAGTTTATTTAATATGATGTTACTAGAGAAAAAGGAGGATAAGTAA
- a CDS encoding APC family permease, with translation MIHRVRGKELSLLELIAIALGGMVGGGIFTILGISVSMIGVYTPIAIIIGGVFALFSAYSYVKLGLYYKDEGAAYSFLKKTFSSSPFVASLIGWWVVFGYISTLSLYAYTFSSYAISGFEFGNNEIIRKAIAMLVILLFSLINIWSVKGMGKAEDIMVYTKLVILVVISFTLINHSSISLPTLLEDSKNTTLFAILIVSSITFVAYEGFELVINAVNEMEKPQINIPRAIYSAILLAVLIYVVISVGAIFAIPFKDIIANQEYALAAGADNILGHIGSEVVILGAVLATSSAISGTLFGASRQIAVISSDGYFPSFLSKRKNSIPVYAIITMASLAFLLILVGNLEVILEFGSITFLLVSILMAYANFKIKDKTQANAIIILVALVSLFFGTLLIFYYEYTTDIHQIYFILSIYVILSISAFLFSKFEKGK, from the coding sequence TTGATACACAGAGTTAGAGGCAAAGAACTTTCCCTTCTTGAACTTATCGCCATAGCTCTGGGCGGTATGGTTGGAGGTGGAATCTTCACAATACTTGGTATATCTGTTTCGATGATTGGTGTTTATACGCCTATTGCAATTATAATAGGGGGTGTTTTCGCCTTATTTTCTGCATATTCATATGTTAAACTTGGTCTTTATTACAAAGATGAAGGTGCTGCATACTCTTTTTTGAAAAAAACTTTTTCCTCTTCACCCTTTGTAGCATCTTTGATAGGTTGGTGGGTAGTCTTTGGTTATATATCAACACTCTCTTTATATGCATATACATTTTCATCGTATGCAATAAGTGGCTTTGAATTTGGTAATAATGAAATCATTAGAAAAGCAATAGCTATGTTAGTAATACTTCTGTTTTCTTTGATAAATATATGGAGTGTCAAAGGAATGGGGAAGGCTGAAGATATTATGGTGTATACAAAGTTAGTCATATTAGTGGTTATCTCTTTTACACTCATAAATCACTCTAGTATTTCTTTGCCAACATTGCTTGAAGATTCTAAAAATACAACACTTTTTGCAATATTAATAGTCTCATCTATTACTTTCGTTGCATATGAAGGGTTTGAACTTGTTATAAATGCTGTCAATGAGATGGAAAAACCGCAAATAAATATACCAAGAGCAATATACAGTGCAATACTGCTTGCGGTCTTAATCTATGTAGTGATATCTGTGGGTGCTATTTTTGCAATCCCTTTTAAAGATATCATTGCAAATCAAGAATATGCATTGGCCGCAGGGGCAGATAATATTTTAGGACATATTGGCTCGGAAGTAGTGATTCTGGGTGCTGTACTCGCAACGAGCAGTGCTATCAGCGGAACTCTTTTTGGCGCTTCAAGACAGATTGCCGTGATTTCCAGTGACGGTTATTTTCCATCATTTTTATCAAAAAGAAAAAACTCTATCCCTGTTTATGCAATCATCACTATGGCTTCTTTGGCATTTTTATTGATTTTAGTCGGTAATTTAGAAGTTATTTTAGAGTTTGGAAGTATCACTTTTTTATTGGTATCTATCTTAATGGCATATGCAAACTTTAAAATAAAGGATAAAACACAGGCAAATGCTATTATCATTTTAGTTGCATTAGTAAGTTTGTTTTTTGGGACTCTATTGATATTTTATTATGAATATACCACAGATATACATCAGATATATTTTATATTATCAATATATGTCATTTTGAGTATTTCGGCATTTTTGTTTTCTAAATTCGAGAAAGGGAAGTAG